Proteins from one Tsuneonella aeria genomic window:
- a CDS encoding SRPBCC domain-containing protein: protein MIMLDWMKAAPSLADDPAMGFDPDAVTVSDTIDIAAPARVVWEILTDLPRYNEWNPFCIRAVSTLEMGAPIEMTLINYATAGGPTVPNLEYICGFEPERLLSWEFPNLDYWPYPARRDQVIEATGPESCRYYSTDAFLGANGIHVFRFAGPWIKRAFDDSALALKARAEGFHGGGG, encoded by the coding sequence TTCGCTCGCCGACGATCCGGCTATGGGGTTCGACCCGGATGCCGTGACGGTCTCCGACACGATCGACATCGCCGCGCCGGCGCGTGTCGTCTGGGAAATTCTCACCGACCTGCCGCGCTACAACGAGTGGAACCCGTTCTGCATTCGGGCGGTCTCCACGCTCGAGATGGGCGCGCCCATAGAGATGACCCTGATAAACTATGCCACCGCGGGCGGTCCGACGGTGCCCAACCTCGAATATATCTGCGGATTCGAGCCGGAACGGCTGCTGAGCTGGGAATTCCCGAACCTCGACTACTGGCCCTACCCCGCGCGGCGCGATCAGGTGATCGAGGCGACCGGTCCGGAAAGCTGCCGTTATTATTCGACCGACGCCTTCCTGGGCGCCAACGGCATCCACGTGTTCCGCTTCGCAGGCCCGTGGATCAAGCGGGCGTTCGACGACAGTGCGCTGGCGCTGAAGGCCCGCGCGGAGGGGTTCCATGGTGGAGGCGGCTGA
- a CDS encoding nuclear transport factor 2 family protein — translation MVEAAELRLRRVEDREAIRDLIARYGPLADAGEAQALAALWTEAGEYDVGGFHVARGRPAIAALIDAALHRALMADGCAHVLSAPAIDLDGDKAIAVNHSIVFRRNGDEWTVWRASANRWELARTPEGWRVARRVNRPLDGNPGAFALLSAAQPAS, via the coding sequence ATGGTGGAGGCGGCTGAGCTCCGCCTGCGGCGCGTTGAAGACCGCGAAGCCATCCGCGACCTCATCGCGCGTTACGGACCGCTTGCCGACGCGGGCGAGGCACAAGCGCTTGCCGCCCTGTGGACCGAAGCGGGCGAGTACGATGTCGGCGGTTTCCACGTGGCGCGCGGCCGTCCCGCCATCGCCGCGCTGATCGATGCGGCGCTTCACCGCGCGCTGATGGCCGATGGCTGCGCCCATGTGCTCAGCGCGCCGGCCATCGACCTGGATGGGGACAAGGCGATCGCCGTCAATCACAGCATCGTGTTCCGGCGGAACGGCGATGAATGGACGGTATGGCGCGCCAGCGCTAACCGTTGGGAACTCGCGCGCACCCCCGAAGGCTGGCGCGTTGCGCGCCGGGTCAATCGCCCGCTGGACGGCAATCCCGGCGCGTTCGCGCTGCTGTCTGCCGCTCAGCCGGCGAGCTGA
- a CDS encoding SDR family NAD(P)-dependent oxidoreductase, with amino-acid sequence MEFAGKRIVVTGAASGIGRATAIKFAAEGADLVIADINQAGLEETAGMLARTARAVPYDAADFDSCRALIAAAAEGGPIDVLANVAGMLAWGPTLDFDEALFEKIVRVNLTSVYCLCRAALPHLIESKGNIVNTASTAALQGIAYTVAYAASKHGVMGITKSLAVEFASKGVRVNAVAPGHVDTPMGNSAPPAGDVDWALVMRNSPKLVDGTCAPSDIAETIAFLASERSRKTTGAILNVDGGQLAG; translated from the coding sequence ATGGAGTTTGCCGGCAAGCGCATAGTCGTGACAGGTGCCGCATCGGGGATCGGCCGTGCCACGGCGATCAAGTTCGCGGCCGAAGGGGCCGACCTGGTCATCGCAGACATCAACCAGGCCGGGCTGGAGGAAACCGCCGGGATGCTGGCCCGAACCGCGCGTGCGGTGCCTTACGACGCTGCCGATTTCGATTCCTGCCGCGCGCTGATCGCGGCCGCGGCGGAAGGCGGCCCCATCGACGTGCTCGCCAACGTCGCGGGGATGCTGGCCTGGGGTCCGACGCTCGATTTCGATGAGGCGCTGTTCGAGAAGATCGTGCGGGTGAACCTCACCAGCGTCTATTGCCTGTGCCGCGCGGCGTTGCCGCACCTGATCGAGAGCAAGGGCAATATCGTCAACACGGCATCGACAGCCGCCTTGCAGGGGATCGCCTACACGGTTGCCTACGCAGCCTCGAAGCACGGCGTGATGGGCATCACCAAGAGCCTGGCGGTCGAGTTCGCGAGCAAGGGCGTGCGGGTCAACGCGGTCGCACCAGGCCATGTCGACACGCCGATGGGCAATTCCGCGCCGCCAGCGGGCGATGTGGACTGGGCGCTCGTGATGCGCAATTCGCCCAAACTGGTCGATGGAACCTGCGCGCCTTCCGACATTGCCGAAACGATCGCGTTCCTCGCTTCGGAGCGATCGCGCAAGACGACCGGGGCAATCCTCAACGTCGATGGCGGTCAGCTCGCCGGCTGA
- a CDS encoding nuclear transport factor 2 family protein has protein sequence MAEMSLNDVTARVQRLEDERAIRELKARYLRSCDLKDVEGVRDTLSPDGAVIDFEGFPRFDDRDAFVAVYREMGCAPGVFDIHHGANGVIEFDGADEARGRWSLLFHNVNLGPRLLTQMGVEYEDDYVRRDGRWWIAATRSRRTSFLQQAVDSEGRTTVTVMGEAPSGTAIGPAGD, from the coding sequence ATGGCGGAAATGTCGTTGAATGACGTGACGGCTCGGGTTCAGCGCCTGGAAGACGAGCGTGCGATCCGCGAATTGAAGGCGCGTTACCTGCGCAGCTGCGACCTCAAGGATGTCGAAGGGGTGCGCGATACGCTTTCTCCCGACGGGGCGGTGATCGATTTCGAAGGTTTCCCGCGCTTCGATGATCGCGACGCTTTCGTGGCAGTCTATCGCGAAATGGGTTGCGCGCCTGGTGTCTTCGACATCCACCACGGCGCCAACGGCGTGATCGAATTCGATGGCGCGGACGAGGCAAGGGGGCGATGGTCGCTATTGTTTCACAATGTGAACCTCGGCCCGCGGCTGCTGACCCAGATGGGCGTCGAATACGAGGATGATTACGTTCGCCGCGATGGCCGCTGGTGGATCGCGGCGACCCGCTCGCGGCGAACCTCGTTCCTGCAGCAGGCGGTGGACAGCGAGGGCCGAACCACCGTAACCGTGATGGGCGAAGCGCCGTCGGGGACGGCGATCGGGCCTGCCGGAGATTGA
- a CDS encoding flavin reductase family protein: MSGAIDQNEFRSALGAFATGVTIVTATDKAQGDVGVTANSFNSVSLDPPMVLWSLARKSSSLPVFEAADHFAVHVLASDQEALSNRFARGTSAEKFAGLEFERGAGGSPLLTGTAARFECRMAYRYDGGDHVIFVGQVEAFERSDRPALLFHSGRYALAARRAANLEQAQPEAATADRFGEDFLGYLLGRAHYQAYGRIRPVLERLELSLVDHFALSVLGLRGPADIQEINALIGYTGYRFDPAVASDLEKRDLVVPVDHGKLELSEAGRRKFLEAAAAAKAIEDEMLEILDPSEADLLRHLLKRVIHGTDPGLPRLWLEDGSAG; the protein is encoded by the coding sequence ATGAGCGGAGCGATCGACCAGAACGAGTTCCGCTCGGCTCTCGGCGCATTTGCGACCGGCGTGACCATCGTGACGGCGACGGACAAGGCGCAAGGCGACGTGGGCGTCACCGCCAACAGCTTCAACTCGGTCTCGCTCGACCCGCCTATGGTTCTGTGGAGCCTCGCGCGCAAATCCTCCTCGCTGCCGGTGTTCGAGGCTGCCGATCATTTCGCTGTCCATGTTCTCGCCTCCGACCAGGAGGCGCTGTCCAACCGCTTCGCCCGGGGGACGAGCGCGGAAAAGTTCGCCGGCCTCGAATTCGAGCGGGGCGCAGGCGGATCGCCCTTGTTGACCGGCACGGCAGCGCGCTTCGAATGCCGCATGGCCTATCGCTATGACGGCGGGGACCACGTGATCTTCGTGGGGCAAGTGGAGGCGTTCGAGCGCAGCGACCGCCCCGCCCTGCTGTTCCACTCCGGCCGTTACGCGCTCGCGGCGCGGCGAGCCGCCAACCTGGAACAGGCGCAACCGGAAGCGGCCACCGCCGACCGCTTCGGCGAAGATTTCCTCGGCTACCTCCTGGGGCGCGCGCATTACCAGGCCTACGGCAGGATTCGCCCCGTGCTCGAACGTCTCGAGCTCAGCCTGGTGGACCATTTCGCCCTGAGTGTCCTGGGGCTTCGCGGCCCTGCCGACATCCAGGAGATCAACGCGCTCATCGGATACACCGGGTATCGTTTCGACCCGGCAGTCGCATCCGATCTCGAGAAACGCGACCTCGTGGTGCCGGTCGATCACGGCAAGCTCGAACTCAGCGAGGCCGGACGGCGCAAGTTCCTGGAAGCCGCCGCCGCGGCCAAGGCGATCGAGGATGAAATGCTGGAGATACTCGATCCGAGCGAGGCGGACCTCCTGCGCCATCTGCTCAAACGGGTCATCCACGGAACCGACCCCGGCCTGCCGCGCCTGTGGCTGGAAGACGGCAGCGCCGGTTGA
- the ribB gene encoding 3,4-dihydroxy-2-butanone-4-phosphate synthase → MSADLITRIRRLVSESGMSRSGLSRAAGLHANTLRDLMEENWNPTAETLGKLERFIFASDDGPALVPIEEIIDEARNGRMFILVDDEDRENEGDLIIPAQMATPDAINFMATHGRGLICLAMTRERIEHLGLELMSRNNGSRHETAFTVSIEAREGVTTGISAADRARTVSVAIDASKGKSDLVAPGHVFPLVARDGGVLVRAGHTEAAVDIARLAGLNAAGVICEIMKDDGTMARMDDLIAFAKVHDLKIGTIRDLIEYRRRHDNLVECIATAPFTSDYGGDWIAKSYRNKVDGTVNIVLQKGAIDPSQATLVRMHAISIYSDVLGAPGPRKRTLQRAMAEIGREGAGVIVLLMPGDPESLTREVEAASGQPPSMDLRTYGIGAQILVDLGVQDMILLTNAHHNVVAIEGYGINIVGEKAIGDT, encoded by the coding sequence ATGTCTGCTGATCTCATCACTCGAATCCGTCGCCTCGTGAGCGAAAGCGGCATGTCCCGCTCTGGCCTCTCCCGTGCGGCCGGGCTGCACGCCAACACATTGCGCGATCTGATGGAGGAGAACTGGAACCCCACTGCCGAGACGCTCGGCAAGCTGGAGCGGTTCATTTTCGCCAGCGACGACGGCCCCGCCCTTGTCCCGATCGAGGAGATCATCGACGAAGCGCGCAACGGGCGCATGTTCATCCTCGTCGACGACGAGGACCGGGAGAACGAGGGCGACCTCATCATCCCTGCGCAGATGGCGACCCCGGATGCGATCAACTTCATGGCCACTCACGGCCGCGGGCTGATCTGCCTGGCGATGACCCGGGAACGGATCGAGCACCTGGGGCTCGAATTGATGAGCCGGAACAACGGCAGCCGGCACGAAACGGCCTTCACCGTCTCGATCGAAGCCCGTGAGGGCGTGACGACAGGGATTTCCGCAGCGGACCGCGCGCGCACCGTCTCGGTTGCGATCGATGCCAGCAAAGGCAAATCCGATCTCGTGGCACCGGGGCATGTTTTCCCCCTGGTCGCCCGCGATGGCGGCGTCCTCGTGCGGGCGGGTCATACCGAGGCCGCGGTCGATATCGCCCGCCTCGCCGGTCTGAATGCCGCCGGCGTGATCTGCGAGATCATGAAGGACGACGGTACCATGGCGCGAATGGACGATCTGATCGCCTTCGCCAAAGTTCACGACCTGAAGATCGGCACCATCCGCGACCTCATCGAATACCGGCGCCGCCACGACAACCTGGTGGAATGCATCGCGACCGCGCCCTTCACCTCCGACTACGGGGGCGACTGGATCGCGAAATCCTACCGCAACAAGGTGGATGGCACGGTCAACATCGTGCTCCAGAAGGGCGCGATCGACCCTTCGCAGGCCACCCTCGTGCGGATGCACGCGATCTCGATCTATTCCGACGTGCTGGGCGCACCTGGGCCGCGCAAGCGCACGCTCCAGCGCGCGATGGCCGAAATCGGCCGCGAAGGCGCGGGGGTTATCGTCCTGTTGATGCCGGGCGATCCGGAAAGCCTGACCCGCGAGGTCGAAGCCGCGAGCGGCCAGCCCCCAAGCATGGACTTGCGCACTTACGGCATTGGCGCGCAGATCCTGGTGGACCTGGGTGTTCAGGACATGATCCTGCTCACCAATGCGCATCACAACGTGGTCGCCATCGAAGGCTATGGCATCAACATCGTGGGTGAGAAGGCGATCGGGGACACCTGA
- a CDS encoding 2'-5' RNA ligase family protein, with translation MVRHPPRSRRAGLTGTGSLAPLIVTAELPEALQSRADQLRAAHFPPERNVLKAHVTLFHALPPSLEGELRAALATEARARPPEARLEGLMNLGRGTALRIVSPAMVALRERLADRFHGLLTPQDMQEPRLHVTIQNKVSPDEARALQARLAPSLQPRAFAFAGLACHRYRGGPWEFVRRWNFRG, from the coding sequence GTGGTTCGCCATCCGCCGCGCTCGCGGAGAGCTGGACTGACCGGAACAGGCAGCCTCGCGCCGCTGATCGTCACCGCCGAACTGCCCGAGGCGTTGCAATCGCGCGCCGACCAACTCCGCGCCGCGCACTTCCCGCCTGAGCGCAACGTTCTGAAGGCGCACGTCACCTTGTTCCATGCGCTCCCGCCGAGCCTGGAGGGGGAACTTCGCGCCGCGCTCGCGACCGAGGCTCGGGCGCGGCCGCCCGAGGCGCGCCTCGAAGGGCTGATGAACCTCGGGCGGGGGACGGCGCTGCGGATCGTGAGCCCGGCGATGGTGGCGTTGCGCGAACGACTGGCCGACCGGTTCCATGGCCTGCTCACCCCGCAGGACATGCAGGAACCACGCCTGCACGTGACGATCCAGAACAAGGTTTCCCCGGACGAGGCCCGCGCGCTCCAGGCGCGATTGGCGCCTTCGCTCCAACCGCGCGCGTTTGCGTTCGCGGGGCTCGCCTGTCACCGATACCGCGGTGGCCCCTGGGAGTTTGTCCGCCGCTGGAATTTCCGCGGTTGA
- the mltG gene encoding endolytic transglycosylase MltG — MKRLILAAALIGAVGLAWFAWGWYGSANVEKETAFTVPDGATLTSVARELEDKGLIASADSFLLRAKILGSGDPVQRGEFALPQGASPATILDTLQHGQVIRRFVTVPEGLPSIMVHERLMAEPLLTGPIPVPAEGSVLPDTYDFERGETRAKVLARMQAAMTAYLAEAWAKRKPGIAVSNPRDAVILASIVEKETGVARERRMVAGLYSNRVKQGMPLQADPTIIYPITKGKPLGRRIRQSEIAAVNGYNTYTMRGLPDGPITNPGRESIAAVLDPAKTDAVFMVADGTGGHVFANTLAEHNANVSKWFAIRRARGELD; from the coding sequence GTGAAGCGCCTGATACTGGCCGCCGCGCTGATCGGGGCGGTCGGGCTCGCCTGGTTCGCGTGGGGCTGGTACGGCTCGGCCAACGTCGAGAAGGAGACGGCCTTCACCGTGCCGGACGGGGCCACGCTGACGAGCGTCGCACGCGAACTGGAGGACAAGGGCCTGATCGCCTCGGCGGACAGCTTCCTGCTGCGCGCGAAGATTCTCGGCAGCGGCGACCCGGTGCAGCGGGGCGAGTTTGCGCTGCCCCAGGGTGCGAGCCCGGCGACGATCCTCGATACGCTGCAGCATGGCCAGGTCATCCGCCGCTTCGTGACGGTGCCGGAAGGGCTGCCGTCGATCATGGTGCACGAGCGGCTGATGGCCGAACCCCTGCTGACCGGGCCCATTCCGGTCCCGGCGGAAGGCTCCGTCCTCCCCGATACGTACGATTTCGAACGCGGCGAAACCCGGGCGAAAGTGCTGGCGCGGATGCAGGCCGCAATGACCGCCTATCTCGCCGAAGCGTGGGCCAAGCGGAAGCCCGGCATCGCTGTCTCAAACCCGCGCGATGCGGTGATCCTGGCCTCGATCGTCGAGAAGGAAACCGGCGTGGCGCGCGAACGGCGCATGGTCGCCGGCCTCTATTCGAACCGGGTGAAGCAGGGGATGCCGCTCCAGGCCGATCCCACGATCATCTACCCGATCACGAAAGGAAAGCCGCTGGGCCGCCGAATCCGCCAGAGCGAGATCGCCGCCGTGAACGGCTACAATACTTATACGATGCGCGGCCTTCCCGACGGGCCGATCACCAATCCGGGGCGCGAAAGCATCGCGGCGGTGCTTGACCCGGCAAAGACGGATGCGGTCTTCATGGTGGCCGACGGGACCGGCGGTCACGTTTTCGCGAACACCCTTGCCGAACATAACGCCAACGTCAGCAAGTGGTTCGCCATCCGCCGCGCTCGCGGAGAGCTGGACTGA
- the fabF gene encoding beta-ketoacyl-ACP synthase II codes for MRRVVVTGLGLVTPLGADVETTWKNLIAGKSGIGPITRFDVTDQKAKIAGEVKPADHEWGFDPNKRVDHKVQRQVDPFIVYAIDAAGQAIEDAGLEDMDEATRERAGVSIGSGIGGLPGIESESLVLAEKGAGRVSPHFVHGRLINLTSGQVSIKYGLMGPNHSVVTACSTGAHSIGDAARMIRDDDADIMLAGGAESTLNPLGLAGFAQAKALNMSMNDTPEKASRPYDKGRDGFVMGEGAGVMVLEEYEHAKARGAKIYAEVVGYGLSGDAYHVTAPHPEGRGAELAMRMALKKADMGPGDIDYVNAHGTSTMADTIELAAVKRVLGDDLNGASMSSTKSAIGHLLGGAGAVEAIFCVLAIRDQVVPPTLNLDDPDEGTEGVDLVPHTARHREVDAALSNSFGFGGTNASLIFKKVEG; via the coding sequence ATGCGCCGAGTGGTCGTAACCGGATTGGGCCTCGTAACCCCGCTGGGTGCCGATGTCGAAACGACGTGGAAGAACCTTATCGCCGGCAAGAGCGGGATCGGACCGATCACCCGCTTCGACGTCACCGACCAGAAGGCGAAGATCGCCGGCGAGGTGAAGCCGGCCGACCACGAATGGGGCTTCGATCCCAACAAGCGCGTGGATCACAAGGTTCAGCGCCAGGTCGATCCGTTCATCGTCTACGCGATCGATGCCGCCGGGCAGGCGATCGAGGATGCCGGCCTCGAAGACATGGACGAGGCGACCAGGGAACGCGCGGGTGTCTCCATCGGATCGGGCATCGGCGGCTTGCCGGGAATCGAGAGCGAATCCCTCGTGCTGGCAGAAAAGGGTGCAGGGCGCGTCAGCCCGCACTTCGTCCATGGGCGGCTGATCAACCTCACCAGCGGCCAGGTTTCGATCAAGTACGGGCTGATGGGGCCGAACCACTCGGTCGTGACGGCGTGCTCCACGGGCGCGCACTCGATCGGCGATGCCGCGCGCATGATCCGCGACGACGATGCGGACATCATGCTGGCGGGCGGGGCCGAATCCACGCTCAACCCGCTGGGCCTTGCCGGGTTCGCCCAGGCGAAGGCACTCAACATGAGCATGAACGACACGCCGGAAAAGGCGAGCCGCCCGTACGACAAGGGGCGTGACGGCTTCGTGATGGGCGAAGGCGCCGGTGTCATGGTGCTGGAGGAATACGAGCACGCCAAGGCGCGGGGCGCGAAGATCTATGCCGAGGTCGTGGGTTACGGCCTGTCGGGCGATGCCTATCACGTCACGGCCCCGCACCCGGAAGGGCGCGGCGCGGAGCTCGCCATGCGCATGGCGCTGAAGAAGGCGGACATGGGGCCGGGCGACATCGACTACGTCAACGCGCACGGCACCAGCACGATGGCCGACACGATCGAACTCGCCGCGGTAAAGCGCGTGCTGGGCGACGATCTCAACGGCGCCTCGATGTCGAGCACCAAGAGCGCGATCGGCCACCTTCTCGGCGGCGCCGGGGCGGTGGAGGCGATCTTCTGCGTGCTGGCGATTCGCGACCAGGTGGTGCCGCCGACACTGAATCTCGACGATCCGGACGAGGGCACCGAAGGGGTCGATCTCGTGCCCCACACCGCACGTCACCGCGAAGTGGATGCCGCCCTGTCGAACAGCTTCGGCTTCGGCGGCACCAACGCCAGCTTGATCTTCAAGAAGGTCGAAGGCTGA
- a CDS encoding acyl carrier protein, producing MSDTAERVQKIVVEHLGVEADKVTQEASFIDDLGADSLDIVELVMAFEEEFGVEIPDDAAEKITTVGDATKYIEEHKG from the coding sequence ATGAGCGATACCGCTGAACGCGTGCAGAAGATTGTCGTCGAACACCTGGGTGTAGAAGCCGACAAGGTTACCCAGGAAGCCAGCTTCATCGACGACCTGGGCGCCGACAGCCTCGACATCGTGGAACTCGTGATGGCGTTCGAAGAAGAATTCGGCGTGGAAATCCCCGACGATGCGGCTGAGAAGATCACCACCGTCGGTGACGCCACCAAGTACATCGAAGAGCACAAGGGCTGA
- a CDS encoding DUF3618 domain-containing protein: MNATDNTSHRDPAEIEREIRQTQAEMSRTVDRLGDQLTPRNLLNGLLDKADENGIDARYLVDGARRNPIALAMIALGGIWLVSDSDAKASSLKPSGLGNLKKWGAHDDHHRGYVDHMSRCEPQANEDMAAYRRRRDIARSNYLMIEQRHDEDETSFRQRLDQATDALRDKRDSLLDQAGQMGRSARGTARGAADSASQAYQSNPMVGGMVAAFVGALAGATAPVTRFEEEQMGRMGSDALDAAKDKAHDLADMARDKKDELIDKADRKMGDTQSAGSAERSFAEASSPRSTQYSST; the protein is encoded by the coding sequence ATGAACGCCACTGACAACACATCGCACCGCGATCCTGCCGAGATCGAACGGGAAATCCGCCAGACGCAGGCCGAGATGAGCCGCACCGTCGACCGTCTCGGGGACCAGTTGACACCGCGCAACCTCCTCAACGGGCTGCTCGACAAGGCGGACGAGAACGGTATCGACGCGCGGTATCTCGTCGACGGCGCGCGGCGCAACCCGATCGCGCTGGCCATGATCGCCCTCGGCGGAATCTGGCTGGTGAGCGACAGCGACGCGAAGGCATCGTCGCTCAAGCCATCCGGCCTTGGCAACCTCAAGAAATGGGGCGCCCATGACGATCATCATCGTGGCTATGTCGATCATATGAGCCGCTGCGAGCCGCAGGCGAACGAGGACATGGCCGCATATCGCCGTCGGCGTGACATTGCCCGGTCGAATTATCTGATGATCGAGCAGCGGCACGACGAGGACGAGACCTCGTTCCGGCAGCGGCTCGATCAGGCGACGGACGCCTTGCGTGACAAGCGCGACAGCCTGCTCGACCAAGCCGGCCAGATGGGCCGCAGCGCGAGGGGCACCGCCCGGGGCGCGGCGGACAGCGCCAGCCAGGCCTATCAGTCGAACCCCATGGTGGGCGGCATGGTCGCCGCGTTCGTGGGCGCGCTTGCCGGGGCGACCGCGCCGGTGACGCGCTTCGAAGAAGAGCAGATGGGCAGGATGGGCTCCGACGCGCTCGACGCCGCAAAGGACAAGGCACACGACCTTGCCGACATGGCGCGCGACAAGAAGGATGAACTGATCGACAAGGCCGACCGTAAGATGGGCGATACCCAGTCCGCCGGATCGGCCGAACGGTCTTTCGCGGAAGCATCCTCGCCGCGGTCCACCCAGTACAGCTCGACCTGA
- a CDS encoding phage holin family protein, translating to MTDATIHTTAAGSVRSRDPGGGDNVVDLIGRLTSQGAHLAQEQVALMQAEVRESVTDIKQAIGAYAGAAVLGLAGLGVTLTGLGWWLGTAIDNVPLGIVIVGIITLIVAAVLYSGAKNKLAAANLKPERTIRTVEHTPDIVTGTHSTTGATHERH from the coding sequence GTGACCGATGCCACAATCCACACCACGGCCGCCGGGTCCGTTCGATCGCGGGACCCGGGCGGCGGTGACAACGTCGTCGACCTGATCGGCCGCCTGACAAGCCAGGGCGCGCATCTTGCGCAAGAGCAGGTTGCCCTGATGCAGGCGGAAGTCCGGGAAAGCGTGACCGACATCAAGCAGGCGATCGGCGCCTACGCGGGCGCTGCCGTGCTGGGGCTCGCCGGCCTCGGCGTGACGCTGACCGGCCTCGGCTGGTGGCTGGGCACGGCGATCGACAATGTCCCGCTGGGGATCGTCATCGTCGGGATCATCACGCTGATCGTCGCCGCCGTTCTTTACTCCGGCGCCAAGAACAAGCTCGCGGCCGCCAACCTGAAGCCGGAACGCACCATCCGGACCGTGGAACATACGCCGGACATCGTCACCGGCACGCACAGCACCACAGGAGCTACCCATGAACGCCACTGA